From a region of the Narcine bancroftii isolate sNarBan1 chromosome 5, sNarBan1.hap1, whole genome shotgun sequence genome:
- the LOC138765338 gene encoding uncharacterized protein: MVPARPPAPVPQWSPLPSPRPQSHNGPARPVPQWSRPPQSHNGPARPSPTMVPPPQVPQWSRPPQSHNGPARPSPTMVPPAPVPQWSRPPQSHNGPARPSPTMVPPAPVPQWSRPPPVPQWSRPAPVPQWSRPPQSHNGPARPSPTMVPPAPVHKVPPASTMVPPAQSHNGPPAPQSHMVPPAQSTMVPPPQSHNCPSLPVPQCPPPQSHKALPPPARPPQSHNGPSLPPARPPQSHNVPPSARPARPSPTMSHLPPARPPQSHNGPSLPPRRPPSPTTVPPPLARPPQSTTVPRPRPPQSHNGPSAPARPSPTTSLPPARPSPTTVPPARPPPVPQRSSRPPAPVPQRSLPPARPSPTTVPPARPPSPQRSLPPARPSPTTVPPPARPVHNGPSARPPQSHTVPPARPPQSHNGPCRPPAPVPQRSLPPARPSPTTVPPARPPQSHNGPSRPAAPVPQRSLPPAPPQSTTVPPARPPRPTTVPPARPPQSHNGPSARPPSPTTVPPARPPQSHNVPQRSLPPARPSPTTVPPARPPPVPQRSLPPARPSPTRVPPARPPQSHNGPPARPPQSHNGPVPPARPSPTTVPPPARPSPTTVPPARPPQSHNGPSRPPAQSHNGPSAARPPQSHNGPSRPPARPSPTMVPPARPPPSPTMVPSRRRPPQSHNGPSRPPQSHNGPSRPPQSHNGPSRPPQSHNGPSRPPQSHNGPSRPPQSHNGPSRPPQSHNGPSRPPQSHNGPSRPPQSHNGPSRRPPSPQSHNGPSRPPSPTCPPARPVPQWSLPPARPPAPVPQWSLPPARSARPVPQWSLPPARPPPQSHNGPSLPPARPPHPTMVRPPARPPQSHNGPCRPPSPTTVPAARPPAPVPTTVPPARPPQSHNGPSRPPPQSHNVPQRSLPPARPSPTTVPPARPPSPTTVPPARPPQSHNGPSRPPAPVPQRSLRPPARPSPTTVPPARPPAQSHNGPSRPPARPSPTMVPPARPPAPSHNGPSRPPQSHNGPSRPPAQSHNGPSRRPPQSHNGPSRPPAPVPQWSARPPAQSHNGPARPPARPSPTMVPPARPPPSPTMVPPARRPSPTMVRPPSPTMVRRPVPQWSRPPSPHVPPPSPTMVPPAPDPQWSRPPQSHNGPARPVPQWSPPAQSHNVPPAQSHNGPARPSPTMVPPARPPQSHNGPARPPAPVPQCPTMVPPAPVPQWSRPPAPVPQWSRPPPQSHNGPARPPQSHNGPRPAQSTWSARPPQSHNGPARPPQSHNGPARPPQSTMVPPARPSPTMVPPPAPVPQWSPPAQSHNGPARPPQSHNGPARPPQSHNVYGKADSPSVEISRHLLQSERSKRVFTTPKPHRVSVDWLPALLQPPQPHRL; the protein is encoded by the exons atggtccccgcccgcccgcccgccccagtcccacaatggtcccccctccccagcccccgcCCCCAGTCCCACAATGGTCCCGCCCGCCCAGTCCCACAATGGTCCCGCCCGCCCCAGTCCCACAATGGTCCCGCCCGCCCCAGTCCCACAATGGTCCCGCCGCCCCAAGTCCCACAATGGTCCCGCCCGCCCCAGTCCCACAATGGTCCCGCCCGCCCCAGTCCCACAATGGTCCCGCCCGCCCCAGTCCCACAATGGTCCCGCCCGCCCCAGTCCCACAATGGTCCCGCCCGCCCCAGTCCCACAATGGTCCCGCCCGCCCCAGTCCCACAATGGTCCCGCCCGCCCCCAGTCCCACAATGGTCCCGCCCCGCCCCAGTCCCACAATGGTCCCGCCCGCCCCAGTCCCACAATGGTCCCGCCCGCCCCAGTCCCACAATGGTCCCGCCCGCCCCAGTCCACAAGGTCCCGCCCGCATCCACAATGGTCCCGCCCGCCCAGTCCCACAATGGTCCGCCCGCCCCCCAGTCCCACATGGTCCCGCCCGCCCAGTCCACAATGGTCCCGCCTCCCCAGTCCCACAATTGTCCCTCCCTCCCAGTCCCACAATGCCCGCCGCCCCAGTCCCACAAGGCCCTCcctccgcccgcccgcccgccccagtcccacaatggtccctccctcccgcccgcccgcccgccccagtCCCACAATGTCCCTCCCTCCGCCCGCCCCGCCCGCCCCAGTCCCACAATGTCCCacctcccgcccgcccgcccgccccagtcccacaacggtccctccctcccgccccgcCGCCCGCCCAGTCCCACAACGGTCCCtcctcccctcgcccgcccgccccaGTCCACAACGGTCCCTCGCCCCCGCCCGCCCCAGTCCCACAACGGTCCCTCCGCCCCCGCCCGCCCCAGTCCCACAACGtccctcccgcccgcccgccccagtcccacaacggtccctcccgcccgcccgcccccaGTCCCACAACGGtcctcccgcccgcccgccccagtcccacaacggtccctcccgcccgcccgccccagtcccacaacggtccctcccgcccgcccgcccagTCCACAACGGtccctcccgcccgcccgccccagtCCCACAACGGTCCCTCCGCCCGCCCGCCCAGTCCACAACGGTCCCTCCGCCCGCCCGCCCCAGTCCCACACGGtccctcccgcccgcccgccccagtCCCACAACGGTCCCTGCCGCCCGCCCGCCCCAGTCCCACAACGGTCCCTGCCGCCCGCCCGCCCCAGTCCCACAACGGtccctcccgcccgcccgccccagtCCCACAACGGTCCCTCCCGCCCCGCCGCCCCAGTCCCACAACGGTCCCTCCCGCCCGCACCGCCCCAGTCCACAACGGtccctcccgcccgcccgccccgtCCCACAACGGtccctcccgcccgcccgccccagtCCCACAACGGTCCCTCCGCCCGCCCGCCCAGTCCCACAACTGtccctcccgcccgcccgccccagtcccacaacg tcccacaacggtccctcccgcccgcccgccccagtcccacaacggtccctcccgcccgcccgcccccaGTCCCACAACGGtccctcccgcccgcccgccccagtCCCACACGGGtccctcccgcccgcccgccccagtcccacaacggtcctcccgcccgcccgccccagtCCCACAACGGTCCggtcccgcccgcccgccccagtCCCACAACGGTCCCTCCGCCCGCCCGCCCCAGTCCCACAACGGtccctcccgcccgcccgccccagtcccacaatggtccctcccgcccgcccgcccagTCCCACAATGGTCCCTCCGCAGCCCGCCCGCCCCAGTCCCACAATGGtccctcccgcccgcccgcccgccccagtcccacaatggtccctcccgcccgcccgccgCCCAGTCCCACAATGGTCCCCTCCCGCCGCCGCCCGCCCCAGTCCCACAATGGTCCCTCCCGCCCGCCCCAGTCCCACAATGGTCCCTCCCGCCCGCCCCAGTCCCACAATGGTCCCTCCCGCCCGCCCCAGTCCCACAATGGTCCCTCCCGCCCGCCCCAGTCCCACAATGGTCCCTCCCGCCCGCCCCAGTCCCACAATGGTCCCTCCCGCCCGCCCCAGTCCCACAATGGTCCCTCCCGCCCGCCCCAGTCCCACAATGGTCCCTCCCGCCCGCCCCAGTCCCACAATGGTCCCTCCCGCCGCCCGCCCAGCCCCCAGTCCCACAATGGTCCCTCCCGCCCGCCCAGTCCCACATGTCCGCCCGCCCGCCCAGTCCCACAATggtccctccctcccgcccgcccgcccgccccagtcccacaatggtccctccctcccgcccgctCCGCCCGCCCAGTCCCACAATggtccctccctcccgcccgcccgccgccccagtcccacaatggtccctccctcccgcccgcccgcccgcccca tcccacaatggtccgcccgcccgcccgcccgccccagtCCCACAATGGTCCCTGCCGCCCGCCCAGTCCCACAACGGTCCCtgccgcccgcccgcccgccccagtCCCCACAACGGtccctcccgcccgcccgccccagtcccacaacggtccctcccgcccgccgccccagtcccacaacg tcccacaacggtccctcccgcccgcccgccccagtcccacaacggtccctcccgcccgcccgcccagTCCCACAACGGtccctcccgcccgcccgccccagtcccacaacggtccctcccgcccgcccgccccagtCCCACAACGGTCcctccgcccgcccgcccgccccagtcccacaacggtccctcccgcccgcccgcccgcccagtCCCACAACGGtccctcccgcccgcccgcccgccccagtcccacaatggtccctcccgcccgcccgcccgcccca tcccacaatggtccctcccgcccgccccagtcccacaatggtccctcccgcccgcccgcccagTCCCACAATGGTCCCTCCCGCCGCCCGCCCCAGTCCCACAATGGtccctcccgcccgcccgccccagtcccacaatggtccgcccgcccgcccgcccagtcccacaatggtcccgcccgcccgcccgcccgccccagtcccacaatggtcccgcccgcccgcccgccgccCAGTCCCACAATGGTCCCGCCCGCCCGCCGCCCCAGTCCCACAATGGTCCGCCCGCCCAGTCCCACAATGGTCCGCCGCCCAGTCCCACAATGGTCCCGCCCGCCCAGTCCACATGTCCCGCCGCCCAGTCCCACAATGGTCCCGCCCGCCCCAGATCCACAATGGTCCCGCCCGCCCCAGTCCCACAATGGTCCCGCCCGCCCAGTCCCACAATGGTCCCCGCCCGCCCAGTCCCACAATGTCCCGCCCGCCCAGTCCCACAATGGTCCCGCCCGCCCCAGTCCCACAATggtcccgcccgcccgcccgccccagtcccacaatggtcccgcccgcccgcccgccccagtcccacaatg tcccacaatggtcccgcccgccccagtcccacaatggtcccgcccgcccgccccagtCCCACAATGGTCCCGCCCGCCGCCCCAGTCCCACAATggtcccgcccgcccgccccagtCCCACAATGGTCCCCGCCCGGCCCAGTCCACATGGTCCGCCCGCCCGCCCCAGTCCCACAATggtcccgcccgcccgccccagtcccacaatggtcccgcccgcccgccccagtCCACAATggtcccgcccgcccgccccagtCCCACAATGGTCCCGCCGCCCGCCCCAGTCCCACAATGGTCGCCGCCCGCCCAGTCCCACAATggtcccgcccgcccgccccagtcccacaatggtcccgcccgcccgccccagtcccacaatg